A genome region from Leguminivora glycinivorella isolate SPB_JAAS2020 chromosome 13, LegGlyc_1.1, whole genome shotgun sequence includes the following:
- the LOC125232538 gene encoding uncharacterized protein LOC125232538 codes for MSDSAPSRPMKFPYTISAKIAQFPFKYYVTNQWIWKYWMIGIGVSIPIFYKIHKLANSPENVSKWAEMRRKEAAAHH; via the exons ATGTCTGACTCTGCGCCCAGCCGCCCTATGAAGTTCCCGTACACGATCTCCGCCAAGATCGCTCAGTTCCCGTTCAAATACTACGTCACAAACCAGTGGATCTGGAAGTACTGGATGATTGGAATTGGTGTGTCTATCCCCATCTTCTACAAGATCCACAAATTGG CGAACTCCCCCGAGAACGTCAGCAAGTGGGCTGAGATGAGGAGGAAGGAAGCGGCCGCTCACCATTAA